The Herminiimonas arsenitoxidans genome window below encodes:
- the rng gene encoding ribonuclease G: MSEDILVNVTPQETRVALVLQGAVQELHIERTLSRGMAGNIYLGKVVRVLPGMQSAFIDIGLERAAFLHVADIWDARSHEGPPTTPTPIERMLFDGQAVTVQVIKDPIGTKGARLSTQISIAGRMLVYLPQESHIGISQRIENEAERELLREKVQKLMQPEEKGGFIIRTMAEDASDSDLQADVEYLRKTWANITQLAKTKPAPSLLYQDLDLAQRVMRDFVNDETASIQVDSRENYLKLQQFGELYTPSVLTKLAHYPGERPLFDLYGVEEEIQRALGRRVDLKSGGYLIVDQTEAMTTIDVNTGSFVNGRNFDDTIFKTNLEASHAIARQLRLRNLGGIMILDFIDMENTEHRSAVLSELNKALSRDRTKVSVSGFSALGLVEMTRKRTRESLAHILCEPCPACSGKGQVKTARTICYEILRELTREAKQFNPREFRILASQVVIDMFLEEESQHLAMLGDFLGKPISLQVETVYHQEQYDVILM; the protein is encoded by the coding sequence ATGAGTGAAGATATTCTCGTCAACGTCACACCGCAAGAAACCCGCGTCGCACTCGTATTGCAAGGTGCCGTGCAGGAATTGCATATCGAACGCACGCTGTCGCGCGGCATGGCTGGCAATATTTATCTAGGCAAAGTCGTACGCGTCTTGCCTGGTATGCAATCGGCCTTCATCGACATCGGCCTGGAGCGCGCAGCCTTCCTGCACGTCGCCGATATCTGGGATGCGCGTTCGCACGAAGGGCCGCCGACCACGCCGACACCAATTGAACGCATGCTGTTCGACGGCCAGGCAGTGACCGTACAAGTCATCAAGGATCCGATCGGCACCAAAGGTGCGCGACTGTCGACACAGATTTCCATTGCCGGACGCATGCTGGTGTATCTGCCGCAAGAATCGCATATCGGCATTTCGCAACGTATAGAAAACGAAGCCGAACGCGAGCTCTTGCGCGAAAAAGTGCAAAAGCTGATGCAGCCAGAAGAAAAAGGCGGCTTCATCATACGCACCATGGCCGAAGATGCATCGGATAGCGATTTACAAGCCGACGTCGAATATCTGCGCAAGACCTGGGCCAATATCACTCAGCTTGCGAAGACCAAACCGGCACCAAGCTTGCTCTATCAGGATCTTGATCTGGCGCAACGTGTGATGCGCGATTTCGTCAATGACGAAACCGCCAGCATCCAGGTTGACTCGCGTGAAAATTATCTCAAATTGCAACAGTTCGGCGAGTTGTATACGCCTTCCGTTCTGACCAAACTGGCGCACTATCCGGGCGAACGCCCACTGTTTGATTTGTACGGTGTGGAAGAAGAAATTCAGCGCGCACTGGGCCGACGTGTCGATTTGAAATCAGGCGGCTATCTGATCGTCGATCAAACCGAAGCGATGACAACTATCGACGTCAACACCGGTAGCTTCGTCAATGGCCGCAACTTTGACGACACGATATTCAAAACCAATCTGGAAGCATCGCACGCCATCGCACGCCAATTACGTTTGCGTAATTTGGGTGGCATCATGATTCTTGATTTCATCGACATGGAAAACACTGAGCATAGAAGTGCGGTGTTGAGCGAACTGAACAAGGCACTGTCGCGTGATCGCACCAAGGTTTCCGTTTCAGGATTTTCTGCTCTCGGTTTGGTAGAAATGACGCGCAAACGTACGCGCGAATCGCTAGCGCACATTCTGTGCGAGCCCTGCCCTGCTTGCAGCGGCAAAGGCCAAGTCAAAACAGCACGCACGATTTGTTATGAAATCCTGCGTGAATTGACGCGTGAAGCGAAGCAGTTCAACCCACGCGAATTCCGTATATTGGCATCGCAAGTCGTGATTGATATGTTCCTCGAAGAAGAGTCACAACATCTGGCGATGCTGGGCGACTTCCTCGGCAAGCCAATTTCACTGCAAGTGGAAACGGTCTACCACCAGGAACAGTACGACGTTATCCTGATGTAA
- a CDS encoding glycosyltransferase, translated as MTENVNVGSKAADRVILCMKWGTKYGPEYVNRLYAMVRRNLSGDFRFVCLTDDGSGIRSEVECFPIPDLKLPDGLPERGWKKLTTFEADLHGLTGTALFLDVDVVITDKIDAFFEQPGEFLIIHDWKRPWRVTGNSSVYRFKLGAHADVLQEFRTTGAEARKAFRNEQAFLSDVLHKQGKLSYWPASWCCSYKYHCIPVWPTNYWREPFVPADTKIVIFHGEVNPPDALEGRRNRALRFVRKAPWIADYWKE; from the coding sequence ATGACAGAAAACGTCAATGTAGGAAGTAAAGCGGCAGACCGCGTCATCCTGTGCATGAAATGGGGCACCAAATACGGCCCGGAATACGTCAATCGCCTGTACGCGATGGTACGCCGCAATTTGAGCGGGGACTTCCGTTTTGTCTGCCTGACCGATGATGGCAGCGGGATTCGTTCCGAAGTTGAATGTTTTCCTATTCCTGATCTGAAATTGCCAGATGGCTTGCCTGAGCGCGGCTGGAAAAAGCTGACGACCTTTGAAGCTGATCTGCATGGTTTAACGGGTACGGCGCTGTTTCTCGATGTCGATGTTGTGATTACCGACAAGATCGATGCCTTCTTTGAACAACCGGGTGAATTCCTGATCATCCATGACTGGAAGCGGCCTTGGCGTGTGACGGGTAACTCATCTGTTTATCGCTTCAAGCTGGGTGCGCATGCAGACGTTTTGCAGGAATTCCGTACGACAGGCGCCGAAGCGCGCAAAGCCTTCCGTAATGAGCAAGCATTCTTGTCTGATGTCTTGCACAAGCAGGGCAAGCTCAGCTACTGGCCGGCATCGTGGTGCTGCAGTTATAAATACCACTGCATTCCAGTCTGGCCGACCAACTACTGGCGTGAGCCGTTTGTGCCGGCTGATACCAAGATCGTGATCTTCCACGGTGAAGTGAATCCGCCGGATGCGCTGGAAGGACGACGCAATCGCGCTCTGCGTTTTGTCCGCAAGGCGCCGTGGATTGCCGATTACTGGAAAGAATAA
- a CDS encoding glycosyltransferase family 2 protein encodes MCPTHSETNTTVADVTVIVVTYNSAHCMAGLGQTLSALPHVVIVDNDSNDDTIAQVAIEMPNAQVLRNDRNLGFGAANNRALEQTQTRYALLLNPDCLPTPDFLQNLLATADAYPEAAIIAPHLIRRGGDVEVSYRWPVTHWTSNGPAADGPCCVGFVCGAVMLLNMEVMRDIGFFDETFFLYYEDEDLCQRVFMQNKEIIVAPNVAVTHLSRGSVKGAHPWRAEFGRGYHHAQSKLIFTGKHFGPEHVAALRWKTMGLAILTLLPRLLLPFPRYLSRLIGRICGLFTYKAKQ; translated from the coding sequence ATGTGCCCCACTCATTCCGAAACAAATACCACTGTTGCCGATGTCACCGTCATCGTCGTCACCTATAACAGCGCGCATTGCATGGCGGGGCTGGGACAGACGCTGTCGGCATTGCCGCATGTCGTCATAGTCGATAACGACAGCAACGACGACACTATCGCGCAAGTAGCAATCGAGATGCCGAATGCCCAGGTATTGCGCAATGACCGCAATCTCGGTTTCGGTGCCGCCAACAATCGCGCACTGGAGCAAACGCAGACACGCTATGCATTACTGCTCAATCCGGATTGCCTGCCTACGCCCGATTTTTTACAAAATCTGCTGGCAACTGCAGATGCATATCCGGAAGCCGCCATCATCGCACCGCATTTGATACGTCGCGGCGGTGATGTCGAAGTCAGCTATCGCTGGCCAGTAACGCATTGGACCTCAAACGGCCCTGCAGCAGATGGACCTTGCTGCGTCGGTTTCGTCTGTGGCGCAGTCATGTTGTTGAATATGGAAGTCATGCGCGACATCGGCTTTTTTGACGAAACCTTCTTCCTGTATTACGAAGATGAAGACTTGTGCCAACGTGTCTTCATGCAAAACAAGGAAATCATCGTTGCGCCCAATGTCGCAGTCACGCACCTATCGCGCGGCTCAGTCAAGGGAGCGCACCCATGGCGCGCTGAATTCGGCCGCGGCTACCATCATGCACAATCAAAATTGATTTTTACCGGCAAGCATTTCGGCCCCGAGCATGTTGCTGCATTGCGCTGGAAGACGATGGGCTTGGCAATACTCACTTTGTTGCCAAGATTGTTGCTGCCATTCCCACGCTATTTATCTCGCCTGATTGGCCGTATCTGCGGCTTGTTTACATACAAGGCTAAGCAGTAA
- the msbA gene encoding lipid A export permease/ATP-binding protein MsbA yields MTISPHLKRLYGMLGPYKKRLAIAFVGMIMTALTEPMLPAVLRVLLDKGFGGKPTFSLWLVPFAIVGIFVLRGISTFTTTYMMTWVSSRLLTVLRKQMFERMLDVPLGFYATHSVGRVINSMMFEVQQIVEMITKVYSSIIRDSLTVVVLLSFLFWLNWRLTLITLILLPLIAIVVRASGRRLRRLTRDYQMVNGEMTQVIEETTRANQVIKIFGGQQYESKRFEERADKLRGYTMRMASALALTTPVTQIMASTAVAVVIVIALIQSGNNQTTVGGFVSFITAMLMLLAPLKSVAEVNGPLQRGLTAAEAVFHLIDAKPERTSGRDLTQRAAGRLDFVNLGFSYPGHQTLALTNINLSIMPGETIAFVGMSGGGKSTLVNLVPGFYAATAGELQLDGVSVEDIALTSLRKQIAMVSQHVVLFDDTIAANISYGDETPDRARILAAATAAHLDEVIAGLPGGLETMIGDNGSRLSGGQRQRLAIARAIYKDAPILILDEATSALDSESERAVQAALDELMKGRTTLVIAHRLSTIERADRIAVLAEGQVVELGSHQELLEKNGVYANLYHLQFAKDAF; encoded by the coding sequence ATGACAATTTCTCCTCATTTAAAACGCCTGTACGGCATGCTGGGGCCGTACAAGAAGCGTCTGGCGATTGCATTTGTCGGCATGATCATGACGGCGCTGACCGAACCTATGCTCCCGGCCGTGCTGCGGGTCCTGCTAGATAAGGGCTTTGGCGGCAAACCGACATTCTCGTTGTGGCTGGTGCCATTCGCTATCGTCGGTATTTTTGTCTTGCGCGGCATCTCTACATTCACCACGACTTATATGATGACCTGGGTCTCGTCGCGTTTGCTTACCGTATTGCGCAAGCAAATGTTTGAACGCATGCTGGACGTACCGCTGGGATTCTATGCGACGCATTCAGTTGGTCGGGTCATCAACTCGATGATGTTTGAAGTGCAGCAAATCGTTGAAATGATCACCAAGGTCTATAGCTCTATTATTCGCGATTCACTGACAGTCGTGGTTCTGCTGTCTTTCCTATTTTGGCTGAACTGGCGCTTGACCCTGATTACGCTGATTTTGTTACCCTTGATTGCCATCGTGGTACGGGCAAGTGGTCGGCGACTACGCCGATTGACGCGTGATTACCAGATGGTCAATGGCGAGATGACGCAAGTCATAGAAGAAACAACGCGTGCCAATCAGGTCATCAAGATTTTTGGTGGCCAACAGTACGAAAGCAAGCGATTCGAGGAGCGTGCCGATAAACTTCGCGGCTACACGATGCGGATGGCGAGTGCCCTGGCATTGACCACACCAGTGACCCAAATCATGGCATCCACTGCGGTTGCAGTTGTGATCGTGATTGCGTTGATCCAGTCCGGTAATAATCAGACTACCGTCGGCGGTTTTGTTTCCTTCATCACAGCGATGCTGATGTTGTTGGCACCGTTGAAGAGTGTTGCAGAAGTAAACGGCCCTCTACAGCGCGGTTTGACCGCGGCTGAAGCGGTATTTCACTTGATAGATGCCAAACCTGAACGTACTTCGGGACGTGACCTGACGCAACGCGCAGCTGGTCGACTTGATTTTGTAAATCTCGGTTTCTCGTATCCAGGTCATCAAACATTGGCACTGACAAATATCAATCTGAGCATCATGCCAGGCGAGACGATTGCGTTTGTTGGTATGTCCGGTGGCGGTAAATCGACATTAGTTAATTTGGTGCCAGGATTTTATGCCGCGACGGCGGGCGAGCTTCAATTGGATGGTGTATCGGTAGAAGACATTGCCTTGACCAGTTTGCGTAAGCAAATCGCGATGGTCAGCCAACATGTGGTTTTATTCGACGACACGATAGCTGCAAATATTTCCTATGGCGATGAAACACCAGATCGGGCGCGTATTTTGGCGGCCGCCACTGCAGCGCATCTGGATGAAGTGATTGCTGGCTTGCCGGGAGGTCTGGAAACCATGATAGGCGATAACGGATCGCGCTTGTCTGGTGGTCAGCGTCAGCGTCTGGCGATTGCGCGTGCGATTTACAAGGATGCGCCTATCTTGATTCTGGATGAAGCGACATCTGCGCTGGATTCTGAATCAGAGCGTGCAGTGCAAGCAGCACTGGATGAATTGATGAAGGGCCGTACCACTTTGGTGATTGCACATCGTCTGTCAACGATTGAGCGCGCAGACCGTATCGCCGTATTGGCCGAAGGTCAGGTAGTCGAATTGGGTTCGCATCAAGAATTGCTGGAAAAAAATGGCGTGTACGCGAATCTCTACCATTTGCAATTTGCCAAAGACGCATTTTGA
- a CDS encoding O-antigen ligase family protein: protein MTDRMNLFNSNETKAQFILSLLPITLFFPIGIGYTGIVLFLVALLLGGHYGDRWQAIKDSPMFLPVMGLLVVTCGAGLFLDRPVGFWKAFMHYQIYLFLLVFISVGAGRWQQRALNVFFAGAVLAATLFYLSRLQLLPNWTLFQNYIDYAGNKSILLGILLGIAGGWMLNEICAKRDHKLLRIVAFLYIAAALLFLAKTRTGSLIFVFGCALVVLRYMTFSWRSVLLLIGTVAVIGVAWQTASGFRERLVGTAHDIKAFVDGGKVSADGIRLEMYRLTSEIIEEHPIVGSGIGTWAVKYPEKAKGLESESMATPHNDYLLYTAEIGVIGVAALLWIWLTQLIVAVRIGGENGVRLFTIGVAIMFGGLVNAILRDALFGIAFMVLLAIPLAGINRHAYRKHDNHYGDMS, encoded by the coding sequence ATGACTGACCGTATGAATTTGTTCAATTCAAACGAAACGAAAGCGCAATTCATCCTCTCGCTATTGCCCATAACTTTGTTCTTTCCGATAGGGATTGGTTATACCGGTATCGTCCTGTTCCTGGTGGCATTGCTGCTGGGCGGACATTACGGAGATAGATGGCAGGCAATCAAGGATAGCCCGATGTTTTTGCCAGTGATGGGTTTGCTGGTAGTGACTTGCGGTGCTGGATTATTTCTGGATAGACCAGTCGGATTCTGGAAGGCATTCATGCATTACCAGATTTACCTGTTTCTACTCGTGTTCATCAGCGTGGGAGCAGGGCGCTGGCAACAACGTGCACTGAATGTTTTCTTCGCTGGCGCAGTGTTGGCGGCGACCTTGTTTTATCTGAGTCGTTTGCAATTGCTGCCGAACTGGACCTTGTTCCAGAATTACATTGATTACGCTGGCAATAAATCCATCTTGCTGGGCATCTTGTTGGGTATCGCTGGTGGCTGGATGCTGAATGAAATTTGTGCGAAGCGTGATCACAAGTTGCTGCGTATCGTGGCTTTTCTGTATATCGCTGCTGCCTTGTTGTTTCTGGCAAAAACTCGCACCGGTAGTTTGATCTTCGTTTTTGGTTGTGCCTTGGTGGTGTTGCGCTATATGACATTTTCATGGCGCAGCGTATTGCTATTGATTGGTACTGTCGCCGTGATCGGTGTCGCATGGCAAACCGCAAGCGGTTTTCGCGAGCGTTTGGTCGGTACGGCGCATGACATCAAGGCGTTTGTTGATGGCGGCAAGGTCAGCGCTGATGGTATACGTCTGGAGATGTATCGCCTTACAAGCGAGATTATCGAGGAGCATCCGATAGTTGGCAGTGGCATTGGCACTTGGGCCGTCAAGTATCCGGAAAAAGCAAAAGGCTTGGAGAGCGAAAGCATGGCAACGCCGCATAACGATTATCTGTTGTACACCGCCGAGATCGGTGTAATCGGGGTAGCTGCACTGTTATGGATATGGCTGACGCAACTGATAGTGGCAGTCAGAATCGGTGGCGAAAACGGTGTGCGTTTATTCACCATCGGTGTGGCCATCATGTTTGGCGGTCTGGTCAATGCTATTTTGCGTGATGCCTTGTTTGGCATTGCATTCATGGTGTTGCTGGCGATTCCGCTGGCCGGTATCAACCGGCATGCATATCGTAAGCATGACAATCATTATGGAGATATGAGCTGA
- the dnaE gene encoding DNA polymerase III subunit alpha produces MISPQFTHLRLHSEYSIVDGLIRIDDVIQAAAADMQPALAITDLANLFGMVKFYKEARSNGIKPIIGCDVWITNDNDRDKPSRLLLLVKNKTGYLQLCELLSKAWLTNLHRGRAEIRPEWLEQLASEGGPNGLIVLSGAHFGDVGMAIDNGNLAGAERCARRWAEVFPGHFYIEVQRAEQPNMDAHVRQASVLAAKLNLPLVATHPVQFLGQDEFTAHEARTCISEGEILANPRRIKRFNIQQRFKTQAEMAELFADMPHALQNSVEIAKRCNLVLELGKPKLPNFPTPDGSSIDEFLVKEAQRGLDQRLEHLYPDPAAREKNRERYQARLKFETDTIIHMGFPGYFLIVADFIKWAKNNGVPVGPGRGSGAGSLVAYSLLITDLDPLQYNLLFERFLNPERVSMPDFDIDFCQEGRDRVIQYVKDQYGKDAVSQIATFGTMAAKGAVRDVGRVLDFGYNFCDGISKLIPFKPGKLVTISDAIKEEPLLAERLENEEEVKQLLELAQKVEGIARNIGMHAGGVLIAPGKLTDFCPLYTQGGDAGVVSQYDKDDVEAVGLVKFDFLGLTTLTILDRAVRYIKDLDPALADFALEKLPLNDRPSYELLTKAKTVAVFQLESRGMQGMLKDARPDRFEDIIALVALYRPGPMDLIPDFCRRKHGERFEYPDPRTEAILSETYGIMVYQEQVMQMAQVIGGYSLGGADLLRRAMGKKKAEEMAQHRELFRAGAAKNDLSAEKADEIFDLMEKFAGYGFNKSHAAAYALLSYHTAYLKAHHPAAFMAANLSLAMDDTDKIKILVEDAIDICGLTLLPPDINQSDYRFIPVGVPGKKATQIRYGLGAVKGSGKGAIDAVVEARKEKPFVDLFDFCKRVDKRQINRRTIDSLIRAGAFDCFNVDRAILLASVAFAMECAEQAEAAANQVSLFGGDDSDLETPPEYVKVSPWSDKQKLTEEKAALGFYLSGHLFNAYAEEARRFARAKLSSLEPSREPRTIAGVISGLRTQMTQRGRIVIVTLDDGSATVDVTVYNEVYDANRNLFKEDEFLAVSGKVSEDRFSGGLRITAEKVMDIAAVRIQYAKCVRLSLQASVDVSVLMATLRSAARADGSPVVIQYQNPKGMSELCFAEQWRINPDDNIKQKLIDLYSEKNVQIAYD; encoded by the coding sequence ATGATTTCTCCGCAATTTACTCATCTCCGCCTCCATTCCGAATATTCGATTGTCGATGGCCTGATTCGCATCGATGATGTGATCCAGGCAGCGGCTGCCGATATGCAGCCCGCGCTGGCCATTACCGATCTGGCCAATCTGTTCGGGATGGTCAAATTTTATAAAGAAGCCCGTTCCAACGGCATCAAGCCCATCATCGGTTGCGATGTCTGGATCACGAATGATAACGACCGCGACAAGCCATCGCGTTTGTTGCTGTTGGTCAAGAACAAGACCGGTTACCTGCAATTGTGCGAATTGTTGTCGAAAGCATGGTTGACCAATTTGCATCGTGGTCGTGCCGAGATTCGTCCGGAATGGCTAGAGCAACTCGCCTCCGAGGGCGGCCCAAATGGTTTGATTGTTTTGTCCGGCGCGCATTTTGGCGATGTCGGCATGGCAATTGATAACGGCAATCTGGCTGGTGCAGAACGTTGCGCGCGTCGTTGGGCTGAAGTTTTCCCCGGACATTTTTATATAGAAGTACAACGTGCCGAGCAGCCGAATATGGATGCCCACGTGCGCCAGGCATCGGTGCTGGCAGCAAAATTGAATTTGCCTTTGGTGGCGACGCATCCTGTGCAATTTTTGGGGCAGGATGAATTTACCGCGCATGAAGCGCGTACCTGTATTTCCGAAGGCGAAATTCTCGCCAATCCACGCCGTATCAAGCGCTTTAATATTCAGCAACGATTCAAGACGCAGGCGGAAATGGCGGAGCTGTTCGCCGATATGCCGCATGCTTTGCAGAACTCGGTCGAGATCGCCAAGCGTTGCAATCTGGTGCTGGAACTGGGCAAGCCTAAGCTGCCGAATTTCCCGACGCCGGATGGTTCATCGATTGATGAGTTCCTGGTCAAGGAAGCGCAGCGCGGGCTGGATCAACGTCTGGAACATCTTTATCCGGATCCGGCTGCGCGTGAAAAAAACCGTGAGCGTTATCAGGCGCGTCTGAAGTTTGAGACCGATACGATTATCCACATGGGTTTCCCCGGTTACTTCCTGATCGTGGCCGACTTTATCAAATGGGCGAAAAATAACGGCGTGCCGGTTGGTCCGGGCCGTGGTTCGGGTGCCGGCTCGCTGGTGGCGTATTCGTTATTGATTACCGATCTGGATCCGTTGCAGTACAACTTGCTGTTCGAGCGCTTCTTGAATCCTGAGCGGGTTTCGATGCCCGATTTCGATATCGATTTTTGTCAGGAAGGGCGCGATCGCGTCATTCAGTACGTGAAGGATCAATACGGCAAGGATGCGGTATCGCAGATTGCGACCTTCGGTACGATGGCGGCTAAAGGTGCTGTGCGTGACGTTGGTCGTGTGCTGGATTTTGGCTACAACTTCTGTGATGGTATTTCCAAGCTGATTCCATTCAAGCCGGGCAAGCTGGTCACGATCTCTGATGCGATCAAGGAAGAGCCGTTGCTGGCGGAACGCCTTGAGAATGAAGAAGAAGTGAAGCAGCTGCTGGAGCTGGCGCAAAAAGTTGAAGGCATCGCTCGTAACATCGGTATGCATGCTGGTGGCGTGTTGATCGCACCGGGCAAGCTGACTGACTTCTGTCCGCTCTACACGCAGGGCGGTGACGCCGGCGTGGTATCGCAATACGATAAAGATGACGTCGAAGCCGTCGGTCTGGTGAAGTTCGACTTTTTGGGTTTGACCACGCTGACGATTCTTGATCGTGCAGTGCGTTATATCAAGGACCTCGATCCGGCGCTGGCCGATTTTGCGTTGGAGAAGTTACCGCTCAACGATAGACCGTCGTATGAATTGCTGACCAAGGCGAAAACCGTCGCTGTCTTCCAGCTGGAAAGTCGCGGCATGCAAGGCATGCTGAAGGATGCGCGTCCCGATCGTTTCGAAGACATTATTGCGTTGGTGGCGTTGTACCGTCCGGGTCCTATGGATCTGATTCCGGATTTCTGCCGACGCAAGCACGGCGAACGTTTTGAATATCCTGATCCGCGTACCGAAGCCATTCTGTCCGAAACCTACGGCATCATGGTGTATCAGGAACAGGTTATGCAGATGGCGCAGGTCATCGGTGGTTACTCGCTGGGCGGTGCGGATTTGCTGCGCCGTGCGATGGGTAAGAAAAAAGCCGAAGAGATGGCGCAGCATCGCGAGTTGTTCCGTGCTGGTGCAGCGAAGAATGATTTGTCCGCTGAAAAAGCCGATGAGATCTTCGACTTGATGGAAAAGTTTGCCGGCTACGGTTTTAATAAATCGCATGCTGCTGCTTACGCCTTGTTGTCGTATCACACTGCATATTTAAAAGCACATCACCCGGCCGCGTTCATGGCAGCCAACTTGTCGCTGGCGATGGATGACACCGACAAGATCAAGATCCTGGTCGAAGATGCGATTGATATTTGCGGTCTGACCTTGTTGCCGCCGGATATTAATCAATCAGATTACCGTTTCATACCGGTTGGCGTGCCAGGCAAGAAGGCAACACAGATACGTTATGGTTTGGGCGCAGTCAAAGGTTCAGGCAAGGGCGCGATTGATGCAGTAGTAGAAGCACGCAAGGAAAAACCATTTGTCGACTTGTTCGATTTTTGTAAACGTGTCGACAAGCGTCAGATCAATCGTCGCACTATCGATTCGCTGATACGTGCTGGTGCTTTCGATTGCTTCAATGTTGATCGTGCGATCTTGTTGGCGTCCGTCGCTTTCGCGATGGAATGTGCCGAGCAAGCTGAAGCTGCGGCAAATCAGGTCAGCCTGTTTGGCGGCGATGACAGCGATCTGGAAACACCACCGGAATACGTGAAAGTGTCGCCATGGAGCGACAAGCAAAAACTGACTGAAGAAAAAGCTGCACTCGGCTTTTATCTGTCCGGTCATTTATTCAATGCCTACGCAGAAGAAGCGCGTCGCTTTGCACGTGCGAAGTTGAGTAGCCTGGAACCTTCACGCGAGCCACGCACGATTGCCGGTGTGATTTCCGGTTTGCGCACGCAGATGACACAGCGCGGCCGTATCGTGATTGTTACTTTGGACGATGGGAGCGCGACGGTGGATGTGACGGTCTACAACGAGGTGTACGACGCCAACCGTAATTTGTTCAAGGAAGATGAATTTCTCGCGGTATCTGGCAAAGTCTCGGAAGATCGCTTCTCCGGCGGTTTGCGTATTACGGCAGAGAAGGTGATGGATATTGCCGCTGTGCGCATACAGTATGCAAAATGCGTACGCCTGTCTTTGCAGGCATCGGTAGACGTTAGTGTACTGATGGCGACCTTGCGATCGGCTGCGCGTGCAGACGGTAGTCCGGTGGTCATCCAGTATCAAAATCCAAAAGGTATGTCGGAACTATGTTTTGCGGAGCAATGGCGCATCAATCCGGACGACAACATAAAACAAAAACTAATCGATTTATATTCGGAAAAAAATGTACAGATCGCCTATGACTGA
- a CDS encoding sulfurtransferase, whose product MQATSSFVNIAAYKFISFDDTAEKRPEFLAKCDELSLKGTILLSPEGINLFLAGTRENIDRFLTWLRADARFTDLEVKESFSDDQPFKYMLVKLKREIITMKHPLIKPEEGRAPAVEPLTLKRWLDQGHDDDGKPVVMMDTRNAFEVDVGTFDNTIDYRIDKFSEFPDIVAQHKDELADKTIVTFCTGGIRCEKAAIHMKNVGFGSVYQLDGGILKYFEDVGGDHYTGDCFVFDHRTALNPRLEPSLPTTCTACNATVSPREQLAPEFVDGSSCPHCAK is encoded by the coding sequence ATGCAAGCTACATCGTCATTCGTTAATATCGCCGCCTACAAATTCATCAGTTTTGATGACACAGCGGAGAAGCGCCCTGAATTTCTCGCCAAATGCGATGAACTGTCGCTAAAAGGCACCATCCTGCTCAGCCCGGAAGGCATTAATCTGTTTTTGGCTGGTACGCGTGAAAATATCGACCGCTTCCTCACTTGGCTACGTGCCGATGCGCGCTTCACCGATCTGGAAGTGAAAGAAAGTTTTTCCGACGACCAACCGTTCAAATACATGCTGGTCAAGCTTAAACGTGAAATCATCACGATGAAGCATCCATTGATCAAGCCGGAAGAAGGCCGTGCTCCTGCAGTCGAACCACTGACGCTCAAGCGCTGGCTGGATCAAGGCCATGACGATGACGGCAAGCCTGTGGTCATGATGGATACACGCAACGCGTTTGAAGTCGACGTTGGTACTTTCGACAACACCATCGATTACCGCATCGACAAATTCAGCGAATTCCCTGATATCGTTGCGCAGCACAAAGACGAGTTGGCGGATAAAACCATCGTCACCTTCTGCACTGGCGGCATCCGCTGCGAGAAGGCTGCTATCCATATGAAGAACGTCGGCTTCGGCAGCGTCTATCAACTCGATGGCGGCATCCTCAAATATTTTGAAGATGTGGGTGGCGATCATTACACTGGCGACTGTTTTGTATTTGATCACCGCACCGCCTTGAATCCACGCCTGGAACCTAGCCTGCCGACAACATGTACGGCTTGCAACGCGACCGTATCACCGCGCGAACAACTGGCACCGGAGTTTGTTGATGGCAGCTCGTGTCCGCATTGCGCAAAATAA